A DNA window from Euwallacea fornicatus isolate EFF26 chromosome 17, ASM4011564v1, whole genome shotgun sequence contains the following coding sequences:
- the LOC136344680 gene encoding glutamine--fructose-6-phosphate aminotransferase [isomerizing] 2-like isoform X2, with amino-acid sequence MCGIFAYLNYLTPKKRSEILELLVNGLKRLEYRGYDSAGVAVDSANEQDIALIKKTGKVAVLEEAIKAASNKLEVGACLETHCGIAHTRWATHGVPSEVNCHPHRSDDHNSFVVVHNGIITNYKEVKYFLEQKGYHFESETDTEIIAKLIFHFYKKHPNFSFRELVENVVQQLEGAFALCFKSKHFPGECVATRRGSPLLVGIKTKTRLATDHIPILYGKEEPRHSHQDHRPHGRAEIPSLPRTGSTEFEPLEDKQVEYFFASDASAIIEHTNRVIYFEDDDIAAVRNGILSIHRMRRGGTDDPNRREIITVKMELQQIMKGNYEYFMQKEIFEQPESVVNTMRGRVNFQTKTVVLGGIKEHIPEIKRCRRLMLIGCGTSYHSAIATRQLLEELTELPVMVELASDFLDRTTPVFRDDVCFFISQSGETADTLMALRYCKQRGALIVGITNTVGSSICRESHCGVHINAGPEIGVASTKAYTSQFISLVMFALVMSEDRLSLKKRREEIIEGLTNLQEQIRQVLKLDERVKALAEELYDKKSLLIMGRGFNYATCLEGALKVKELTYMHSEGIMAGELKHGPLALVDTHMPVIMIVMRDPVYIKCMNALQQVKSRDGNPILICEQGDKETMDLAQQHLEVPKTVDCLQGILTVIPMQLLSFHIAVRRGCNVDCPRNLAKSVTTE; translated from the exons ATGTGTG GAATATTTGCATACCTGAACTACCTCACCCCGAAGAAGAGGTCAGAGATACTGGAACTGTTGGTCAACGGACTCAAGCGCTTGGAATACCGCGGGTATGATTCTGCAG GCGTTGCCGTCGACTCTGCCAACGAGCAGGACATTGCGCTGATCAAAAAAACGGGAAAGGTCGCTGTCTTAGAGGAAGCTATCAAGGCGG CCAGCAACAAGCTAGAGGTCGGCGCTTGCCTCGAGACCCACTGCGGCATTGCCCACACCCGCTGGGCAACCCACGGAGTGCCCAGTGAAGTCAACTGCCATCCCCACAG ATCAGACGATCACAACAGCTTCGTCGTGGTCCACAACGGCATCATCACCAACTACAAGGAAGTCAAGTACTTCCTCGAGCAAAAGGGGTACCACTTCGAGAGTGAAACAGACACCGAGATTATCGCCAAACTAATTTTCCACTTCTACAAGAAGCACCCTAATTTCTCCTTCAGGGAGTTAGTAGAGAATGTTGTCCAGCAACTG GAAGGAGCTTTCGCTCTGTGCTTCAAGTCGAAGCACTTCCCGGGGGAGTGCGTGGCCACCAGGAGGGGCTCCCCGCTTTTGGTCGGTATCAAGACCAAGACGCGACTGGCCACTGACCACATCCCCATTCTCTATGGCAAAG AGGAACCTCGACACTCACACCAAG ACCACCGTCCTCACGGTCGTGCCGAAATCCCCTCCCTGCCTCGGACCGGGTCCACCGAGTTCGAGCCCCTGGAGGACAAGCAAGTGGAATACTTCTTCGCCTCAGACGCCTCAGCTATAATCGAGCACACCAACCGGGTCATCTATTTTGAG GATGACGACATTGCGGCGGTGCGAAACGGGATCCTCAGCATCCATCGCATGAGACGCGGAGGCACCGATGACCCTAATCGCAGGGAAATCATCACGGTCAAGATGGAGTTGCAGCAAATCATGAAAGGCAACTACGAGTATTTCATGCAGAAGGAGATTTTTGAGCAGCCAGAGTCTGTGGTCAATACCATGAGGGGGCGTGTCAATTTCCAGACCAAG ACAGTCGTATTGGGTGGGATCAAGGAACACATTCCAGAAATTAAAAGATGTAGAAGACTGATGCTCATCGGCTGCGGTACTTCGTACCACAGCGCCATCGCCACCCGCCAGCTTTTGGAGGAACTAACGGAACTGCCTGTTATGGTCGAGTTGGCCAGTGATTTCCTGGATAGAACCACGCCTGTGTTCAGAGATGACGTGTGCTTTTTTATATCACAATCAG gAGAGACTGCAGACACCCTGATGGCGCTGCGTTACTGCAAGCAACGCGGAGCTCTTATAGTGGGCATCACCAATACAGTGGGCAGTTCAATCTGCCGAGAGTCGCACTGCGGGGTGCACATCAACGCAGGCCCAGAAATCGGAGTCGCCTCAACGAAAGCCTACACCAGTCAATTTATATCTTTAGTCATGTTCGCTTTGGTAATGAGCGAGGATCGACTCAGTCTGAAAAAACGAAGGGAAGAG ATTATTGAAGGATTGACCAACCTACAAGAGCAAATCAGGCAAGTCCTCAAATTGGATGAAAGAGTCAAGGCCTTAGCCGAAGAACTGTATGACAAGAAATCTTTGTTGATAATGGGACGAGGGTTCAACTACGCAACCTGCCTTGAAGGCGCATTG AAAGTCAAGGAGTTGACTTATATGCACAGCGAGGGAATTATGGCCGGTGAGCTCAAGCATGGTCCTCTCGCTCTTGTAGACACTCACATGCCTGTCATAATGATCGTGATGCGCGACCCCGTATACATCAAATGCATGAACGCACTGCAGCAAGTGAAATCACGCGATGGAAATCCGATTTTAATATGCGAGCAGGGCGATAAGGAGACGATGGATTTGGCCCAACAGCATTTGGAAGTGCCCAAAACGGTCGACTGTCTACAGGGCATTCTAACCGTCATTCCAATGCAGCTGCTGTCATTCCACATTGCCGTTAGGAGAGGATGCAATGTAGACTGTCCAAGAAATTTGGCTAAGAGTGTTACTACAGAATGA
- the LOC136344680 gene encoding glutamine--fructose-6-phosphate aminotransferase [isomerizing] 2-like isoform X1 — translation MCGIFAYLNYLTPKKRSEILELLVNGLKRLEYRGYDSAGVAVDSANEQDIALIKKTGKVAVLEEAIKAASNKLEVGACLETHCGIAHTRWATHGVPSEVNCHPHRSDDHNSFVVVHNGIITNYKEVKYFLEQKGYHFESETDTEIIAKLIFHFYKKHPNFSFRELVENVVQQLEGAFALCFKSKHFPGECVATRRGSPLLVGIKTKTRLATDHIPILYGKEEPRHSHQDAEHDPDHRPHGRAEIPSLPRTGSTEFEPLEDKQVEYFFASDASAIIEHTNRVIYFEDDDIAAVRNGILSIHRMRRGGTDDPNRREIITVKMELQQIMKGNYEYFMQKEIFEQPESVVNTMRGRVNFQTKTVVLGGIKEHIPEIKRCRRLMLIGCGTSYHSAIATRQLLEELTELPVMVELASDFLDRTTPVFRDDVCFFISQSGETADTLMALRYCKQRGALIVGITNTVGSSICRESHCGVHINAGPEIGVASTKAYTSQFISLVMFALVMSEDRLSLKKRREEIIEGLTNLQEQIRQVLKLDERVKALAEELYDKKSLLIMGRGFNYATCLEGALKVKELTYMHSEGIMAGELKHGPLALVDTHMPVIMIVMRDPVYIKCMNALQQVKSRDGNPILICEQGDKETMDLAQQHLEVPKTVDCLQGILTVIPMQLLSFHIAVRRGCNVDCPRNLAKSVTTE, via the exons ATGTGTG GAATATTTGCATACCTGAACTACCTCACCCCGAAGAAGAGGTCAGAGATACTGGAACTGTTGGTCAACGGACTCAAGCGCTTGGAATACCGCGGGTATGATTCTGCAG GCGTTGCCGTCGACTCTGCCAACGAGCAGGACATTGCGCTGATCAAAAAAACGGGAAAGGTCGCTGTCTTAGAGGAAGCTATCAAGGCGG CCAGCAACAAGCTAGAGGTCGGCGCTTGCCTCGAGACCCACTGCGGCATTGCCCACACCCGCTGGGCAACCCACGGAGTGCCCAGTGAAGTCAACTGCCATCCCCACAG ATCAGACGATCACAACAGCTTCGTCGTGGTCCACAACGGCATCATCACCAACTACAAGGAAGTCAAGTACTTCCTCGAGCAAAAGGGGTACCACTTCGAGAGTGAAACAGACACCGAGATTATCGCCAAACTAATTTTCCACTTCTACAAGAAGCACCCTAATTTCTCCTTCAGGGAGTTAGTAGAGAATGTTGTCCAGCAACTG GAAGGAGCTTTCGCTCTGTGCTTCAAGTCGAAGCACTTCCCGGGGGAGTGCGTGGCCACCAGGAGGGGCTCCCCGCTTTTGGTCGGTATCAAGACCAAGACGCGACTGGCCACTGACCACATCCCCATTCTCTATGGCAAAG AGGAACCTCGACACTCACACCAAG ACGCAGAACACGATCCAG ACCACCGTCCTCACGGTCGTGCCGAAATCCCCTCCCTGCCTCGGACCGGGTCCACCGAGTTCGAGCCCCTGGAGGACAAGCAAGTGGAATACTTCTTCGCCTCAGACGCCTCAGCTATAATCGAGCACACCAACCGGGTCATCTATTTTGAG GATGACGACATTGCGGCGGTGCGAAACGGGATCCTCAGCATCCATCGCATGAGACGCGGAGGCACCGATGACCCTAATCGCAGGGAAATCATCACGGTCAAGATGGAGTTGCAGCAAATCATGAAAGGCAACTACGAGTATTTCATGCAGAAGGAGATTTTTGAGCAGCCAGAGTCTGTGGTCAATACCATGAGGGGGCGTGTCAATTTCCAGACCAAG ACAGTCGTATTGGGTGGGATCAAGGAACACATTCCAGAAATTAAAAGATGTAGAAGACTGATGCTCATCGGCTGCGGTACTTCGTACCACAGCGCCATCGCCACCCGCCAGCTTTTGGAGGAACTAACGGAACTGCCTGTTATGGTCGAGTTGGCCAGTGATTTCCTGGATAGAACCACGCCTGTGTTCAGAGATGACGTGTGCTTTTTTATATCACAATCAG gAGAGACTGCAGACACCCTGATGGCGCTGCGTTACTGCAAGCAACGCGGAGCTCTTATAGTGGGCATCACCAATACAGTGGGCAGTTCAATCTGCCGAGAGTCGCACTGCGGGGTGCACATCAACGCAGGCCCAGAAATCGGAGTCGCCTCAACGAAAGCCTACACCAGTCAATTTATATCTTTAGTCATGTTCGCTTTGGTAATGAGCGAGGATCGACTCAGTCTGAAAAAACGAAGGGAAGAG ATTATTGAAGGATTGACCAACCTACAAGAGCAAATCAGGCAAGTCCTCAAATTGGATGAAAGAGTCAAGGCCTTAGCCGAAGAACTGTATGACAAGAAATCTTTGTTGATAATGGGACGAGGGTTCAACTACGCAACCTGCCTTGAAGGCGCATTG AAAGTCAAGGAGTTGACTTATATGCACAGCGAGGGAATTATGGCCGGTGAGCTCAAGCATGGTCCTCTCGCTCTTGTAGACACTCACATGCCTGTCATAATGATCGTGATGCGCGACCCCGTATACATCAAATGCATGAACGCACTGCAGCAAGTGAAATCACGCGATGGAAATCCGATTTTAATATGCGAGCAGGGCGATAAGGAGACGATGGATTTGGCCCAACAGCATTTGGAAGTGCCCAAAACGGTCGACTGTCTACAGGGCATTCTAACCGTCATTCCAATGCAGCTGCTGTCATTCCACATTGCCGTTAGGAGAGGATGCAATGTAGACTGTCCAAGAAATTTGGCTAAGAGTGTTACTACAGAATGA
- the LOC136344680 gene encoding glutamine--fructose-6-phosphate aminotransferase [isomerizing] 2-like isoform X3, with translation MCGIFAYLNYLTPKKRSEILELLVNGLKRLEYRGYDSAGVAVDSANEQDIALIKKTGKVAVLEEAIKAASNKLEVGACLETHCGIAHTRWATHGVPSEVNCHPHRSDDHNSFVVVHNGIITNYKEVKYFLEQKGYHFESETDTEIIAKLIFHFYKKHPNFSFRELVENVVQQLEGAFALCFKSKHFPGECVATRRGSPLLVGIKTKTRLATDHIPILYGKDAEHDPDHRPHGRAEIPSLPRTGSTEFEPLEDKQVEYFFASDASAIIEHTNRVIYFEDDDIAAVRNGILSIHRMRRGGTDDPNRREIITVKMELQQIMKGNYEYFMQKEIFEQPESVVNTMRGRVNFQTKTVVLGGIKEHIPEIKRCRRLMLIGCGTSYHSAIATRQLLEELTELPVMVELASDFLDRTTPVFRDDVCFFISQSGETADTLMALRYCKQRGALIVGITNTVGSSICRESHCGVHINAGPEIGVASTKAYTSQFISLVMFALVMSEDRLSLKKRREEIIEGLTNLQEQIRQVLKLDERVKALAEELYDKKSLLIMGRGFNYATCLEGALKVKELTYMHSEGIMAGELKHGPLALVDTHMPVIMIVMRDPVYIKCMNALQQVKSRDGNPILICEQGDKETMDLAQQHLEVPKTVDCLQGILTVIPMQLLSFHIAVRRGCNVDCPRNLAKSVTTE, from the exons ATGTGTG GAATATTTGCATACCTGAACTACCTCACCCCGAAGAAGAGGTCAGAGATACTGGAACTGTTGGTCAACGGACTCAAGCGCTTGGAATACCGCGGGTATGATTCTGCAG GCGTTGCCGTCGACTCTGCCAACGAGCAGGACATTGCGCTGATCAAAAAAACGGGAAAGGTCGCTGTCTTAGAGGAAGCTATCAAGGCGG CCAGCAACAAGCTAGAGGTCGGCGCTTGCCTCGAGACCCACTGCGGCATTGCCCACACCCGCTGGGCAACCCACGGAGTGCCCAGTGAAGTCAACTGCCATCCCCACAG ATCAGACGATCACAACAGCTTCGTCGTGGTCCACAACGGCATCATCACCAACTACAAGGAAGTCAAGTACTTCCTCGAGCAAAAGGGGTACCACTTCGAGAGTGAAACAGACACCGAGATTATCGCCAAACTAATTTTCCACTTCTACAAGAAGCACCCTAATTTCTCCTTCAGGGAGTTAGTAGAGAATGTTGTCCAGCAACTG GAAGGAGCTTTCGCTCTGTGCTTCAAGTCGAAGCACTTCCCGGGGGAGTGCGTGGCCACCAGGAGGGGCTCCCCGCTTTTGGTCGGTATCAAGACCAAGACGCGACTGGCCACTGACCACATCCCCATTCTCTATGGCAAAG ACGCAGAACACGATCCAG ACCACCGTCCTCACGGTCGTGCCGAAATCCCCTCCCTGCCTCGGACCGGGTCCACCGAGTTCGAGCCCCTGGAGGACAAGCAAGTGGAATACTTCTTCGCCTCAGACGCCTCAGCTATAATCGAGCACACCAACCGGGTCATCTATTTTGAG GATGACGACATTGCGGCGGTGCGAAACGGGATCCTCAGCATCCATCGCATGAGACGCGGAGGCACCGATGACCCTAATCGCAGGGAAATCATCACGGTCAAGATGGAGTTGCAGCAAATCATGAAAGGCAACTACGAGTATTTCATGCAGAAGGAGATTTTTGAGCAGCCAGAGTCTGTGGTCAATACCATGAGGGGGCGTGTCAATTTCCAGACCAAG ACAGTCGTATTGGGTGGGATCAAGGAACACATTCCAGAAATTAAAAGATGTAGAAGACTGATGCTCATCGGCTGCGGTACTTCGTACCACAGCGCCATCGCCACCCGCCAGCTTTTGGAGGAACTAACGGAACTGCCTGTTATGGTCGAGTTGGCCAGTGATTTCCTGGATAGAACCACGCCTGTGTTCAGAGATGACGTGTGCTTTTTTATATCACAATCAG gAGAGACTGCAGACACCCTGATGGCGCTGCGTTACTGCAAGCAACGCGGAGCTCTTATAGTGGGCATCACCAATACAGTGGGCAGTTCAATCTGCCGAGAGTCGCACTGCGGGGTGCACATCAACGCAGGCCCAGAAATCGGAGTCGCCTCAACGAAAGCCTACACCAGTCAATTTATATCTTTAGTCATGTTCGCTTTGGTAATGAGCGAGGATCGACTCAGTCTGAAAAAACGAAGGGAAGAG ATTATTGAAGGATTGACCAACCTACAAGAGCAAATCAGGCAAGTCCTCAAATTGGATGAAAGAGTCAAGGCCTTAGCCGAAGAACTGTATGACAAGAAATCTTTGTTGATAATGGGACGAGGGTTCAACTACGCAACCTGCCTTGAAGGCGCATTG AAAGTCAAGGAGTTGACTTATATGCACAGCGAGGGAATTATGGCCGGTGAGCTCAAGCATGGTCCTCTCGCTCTTGTAGACACTCACATGCCTGTCATAATGATCGTGATGCGCGACCCCGTATACATCAAATGCATGAACGCACTGCAGCAAGTGAAATCACGCGATGGAAATCCGATTTTAATATGCGAGCAGGGCGATAAGGAGACGATGGATTTGGCCCAACAGCATTTGGAAGTGCCCAAAACGGTCGACTGTCTACAGGGCATTCTAACCGTCATTCCAATGCAGCTGCTGTCATTCCACATTGCCGTTAGGAGAGGATGCAATGTAGACTGTCCAAGAAATTTGGCTAAGAGTGTTACTACAGAATGA
- the LOC136344680 gene encoding glutamine--fructose-6-phosphate aminotransferase [isomerizing] 2-like isoform X4 yields the protein MCGIFAYLNYLTPKKRSEILELLVNGLKRLEYRGYDSAGVAVDSANEQDIALIKKTGKVAVLEEAIKAASNKLEVGACLETHCGIAHTRWATHGVPSEVNCHPHRSDDHNSFVVVHNGIITNYKEVKYFLEQKGYHFESETDTEIIAKLIFHFYKKHPNFSFRELVENVVQQLEGAFALCFKSKHFPGECVATRRGSPLLVGIKTKTRLATDHIPILYGKDHRPHGRAEIPSLPRTGSTEFEPLEDKQVEYFFASDASAIIEHTNRVIYFEDDDIAAVRNGILSIHRMRRGGTDDPNRREIITVKMELQQIMKGNYEYFMQKEIFEQPESVVNTMRGRVNFQTKTVVLGGIKEHIPEIKRCRRLMLIGCGTSYHSAIATRQLLEELTELPVMVELASDFLDRTTPVFRDDVCFFISQSGETADTLMALRYCKQRGALIVGITNTVGSSICRESHCGVHINAGPEIGVASTKAYTSQFISLVMFALVMSEDRLSLKKRREEIIEGLTNLQEQIRQVLKLDERVKALAEELYDKKSLLIMGRGFNYATCLEGALKVKELTYMHSEGIMAGELKHGPLALVDTHMPVIMIVMRDPVYIKCMNALQQVKSRDGNPILICEQGDKETMDLAQQHLEVPKTVDCLQGILTVIPMQLLSFHIAVRRGCNVDCPRNLAKSVTTE from the exons ATGTGTG GAATATTTGCATACCTGAACTACCTCACCCCGAAGAAGAGGTCAGAGATACTGGAACTGTTGGTCAACGGACTCAAGCGCTTGGAATACCGCGGGTATGATTCTGCAG GCGTTGCCGTCGACTCTGCCAACGAGCAGGACATTGCGCTGATCAAAAAAACGGGAAAGGTCGCTGTCTTAGAGGAAGCTATCAAGGCGG CCAGCAACAAGCTAGAGGTCGGCGCTTGCCTCGAGACCCACTGCGGCATTGCCCACACCCGCTGGGCAACCCACGGAGTGCCCAGTGAAGTCAACTGCCATCCCCACAG ATCAGACGATCACAACAGCTTCGTCGTGGTCCACAACGGCATCATCACCAACTACAAGGAAGTCAAGTACTTCCTCGAGCAAAAGGGGTACCACTTCGAGAGTGAAACAGACACCGAGATTATCGCCAAACTAATTTTCCACTTCTACAAGAAGCACCCTAATTTCTCCTTCAGGGAGTTAGTAGAGAATGTTGTCCAGCAACTG GAAGGAGCTTTCGCTCTGTGCTTCAAGTCGAAGCACTTCCCGGGGGAGTGCGTGGCCACCAGGAGGGGCTCCCCGCTTTTGGTCGGTATCAAGACCAAGACGCGACTGGCCACTGACCACATCCCCATTCTCTATGGCAAAG ACCACCGTCCTCACGGTCGTGCCGAAATCCCCTCCCTGCCTCGGACCGGGTCCACCGAGTTCGAGCCCCTGGAGGACAAGCAAGTGGAATACTTCTTCGCCTCAGACGCCTCAGCTATAATCGAGCACACCAACCGGGTCATCTATTTTGAG GATGACGACATTGCGGCGGTGCGAAACGGGATCCTCAGCATCCATCGCATGAGACGCGGAGGCACCGATGACCCTAATCGCAGGGAAATCATCACGGTCAAGATGGAGTTGCAGCAAATCATGAAAGGCAACTACGAGTATTTCATGCAGAAGGAGATTTTTGAGCAGCCAGAGTCTGTGGTCAATACCATGAGGGGGCGTGTCAATTTCCAGACCAAG ACAGTCGTATTGGGTGGGATCAAGGAACACATTCCAGAAATTAAAAGATGTAGAAGACTGATGCTCATCGGCTGCGGTACTTCGTACCACAGCGCCATCGCCACCCGCCAGCTTTTGGAGGAACTAACGGAACTGCCTGTTATGGTCGAGTTGGCCAGTGATTTCCTGGATAGAACCACGCCTGTGTTCAGAGATGACGTGTGCTTTTTTATATCACAATCAG gAGAGACTGCAGACACCCTGATGGCGCTGCGTTACTGCAAGCAACGCGGAGCTCTTATAGTGGGCATCACCAATACAGTGGGCAGTTCAATCTGCCGAGAGTCGCACTGCGGGGTGCACATCAACGCAGGCCCAGAAATCGGAGTCGCCTCAACGAAAGCCTACACCAGTCAATTTATATCTTTAGTCATGTTCGCTTTGGTAATGAGCGAGGATCGACTCAGTCTGAAAAAACGAAGGGAAGAG ATTATTGAAGGATTGACCAACCTACAAGAGCAAATCAGGCAAGTCCTCAAATTGGATGAAAGAGTCAAGGCCTTAGCCGAAGAACTGTATGACAAGAAATCTTTGTTGATAATGGGACGAGGGTTCAACTACGCAACCTGCCTTGAAGGCGCATTG AAAGTCAAGGAGTTGACTTATATGCACAGCGAGGGAATTATGGCCGGTGAGCTCAAGCATGGTCCTCTCGCTCTTGTAGACACTCACATGCCTGTCATAATGATCGTGATGCGCGACCCCGTATACATCAAATGCATGAACGCACTGCAGCAAGTGAAATCACGCGATGGAAATCCGATTTTAATATGCGAGCAGGGCGATAAGGAGACGATGGATTTGGCCCAACAGCATTTGGAAGTGCCCAAAACGGTCGACTGTCTACAGGGCATTCTAACCGTCATTCCAATGCAGCTGCTGTCATTCCACATTGCCGTTAGGAGAGGATGCAATGTAGACTGTCCAAGAAATTTGGCTAAGAGTGTTACTACAGAATGA
- the LOC136344680 gene encoding glutamine--fructose-6-phosphate aminotransferase [isomerizing] 2-like isoform X5 — translation MSLSSILIFCYFFLFFIFPGTFLRPDAEHDPDHRPHGRAEIPSLPRTGSTEFEPLEDKQVEYFFASDASAIIEHTNRVIYFEDDDIAAVRNGILSIHRMRRGGTDDPNRREIITVKMELQQIMKGNYEYFMQKEIFEQPESVVNTMRGRVNFQTKTVVLGGIKEHIPEIKRCRRLMLIGCGTSYHSAIATRQLLEELTELPVMVELASDFLDRTTPVFRDDVCFFISQSGETADTLMALRYCKQRGALIVGITNTVGSSICRESHCGVHINAGPEIGVASTKAYTSQFISLVMFALVMSEDRLSLKKRREEIIEGLTNLQEQIRQVLKLDERVKALAEELYDKKSLLIMGRGFNYATCLEGALKVKELTYMHSEGIMAGELKHGPLALVDTHMPVIMIVMRDPVYIKCMNALQQVKSRDGNPILICEQGDKETMDLAQQHLEVPKTVDCLQGILTVIPMQLLSFHIAVRRGCNVDCPRNLAKSVTTE, via the exons ATGTCATTGTCTAGTATTTTAatcttttgttattttttccttttttttatttttcctgggACTTTCTTACGACCAGACGCAGAACACGATCCAG ACCACCGTCCTCACGGTCGTGCCGAAATCCCCTCCCTGCCTCGGACCGGGTCCACCGAGTTCGAGCCCCTGGAGGACAAGCAAGTGGAATACTTCTTCGCCTCAGACGCCTCAGCTATAATCGAGCACACCAACCGGGTCATCTATTTTGAG GATGACGACATTGCGGCGGTGCGAAACGGGATCCTCAGCATCCATCGCATGAGACGCGGAGGCACCGATGACCCTAATCGCAGGGAAATCATCACGGTCAAGATGGAGTTGCAGCAAATCATGAAAGGCAACTACGAGTATTTCATGCAGAAGGAGATTTTTGAGCAGCCAGAGTCTGTGGTCAATACCATGAGGGGGCGTGTCAATTTCCAGACCAAG ACAGTCGTATTGGGTGGGATCAAGGAACACATTCCAGAAATTAAAAGATGTAGAAGACTGATGCTCATCGGCTGCGGTACTTCGTACCACAGCGCCATCGCCACCCGCCAGCTTTTGGAGGAACTAACGGAACTGCCTGTTATGGTCGAGTTGGCCAGTGATTTCCTGGATAGAACCACGCCTGTGTTCAGAGATGACGTGTGCTTTTTTATATCACAATCAG gAGAGACTGCAGACACCCTGATGGCGCTGCGTTACTGCAAGCAACGCGGAGCTCTTATAGTGGGCATCACCAATACAGTGGGCAGTTCAATCTGCCGAGAGTCGCACTGCGGGGTGCACATCAACGCAGGCCCAGAAATCGGAGTCGCCTCAACGAAAGCCTACACCAGTCAATTTATATCTTTAGTCATGTTCGCTTTGGTAATGAGCGAGGATCGACTCAGTCTGAAAAAACGAAGGGAAGAG ATTATTGAAGGATTGACCAACCTACAAGAGCAAATCAGGCAAGTCCTCAAATTGGATGAAAGAGTCAAGGCCTTAGCCGAAGAACTGTATGACAAGAAATCTTTGTTGATAATGGGACGAGGGTTCAACTACGCAACCTGCCTTGAAGGCGCATTG AAAGTCAAGGAGTTGACTTATATGCACAGCGAGGGAATTATGGCCGGTGAGCTCAAGCATGGTCCTCTCGCTCTTGTAGACACTCACATGCCTGTCATAATGATCGTGATGCGCGACCCCGTATACATCAAATGCATGAACGCACTGCAGCAAGTGAAATCACGCGATGGAAATCCGATTTTAATATGCGAGCAGGGCGATAAGGAGACGATGGATTTGGCCCAACAGCATTTGGAAGTGCCCAAAACGGTCGACTGTCTACAGGGCATTCTAACCGTCATTCCAATGCAGCTGCTGTCATTCCACATTGCCGTTAGGAGAGGATGCAATGTAGACTGTCCAAGAAATTTGGCTAAGAGTGTTACTACAGAATGA